The following are encoded in a window of Lichenicola cladoniae genomic DNA:
- a CDS encoding ATP-grasp domain-containing protein, with the protein MNQLRVLIATTTWWPSAARLAVAFHGHGALVSAICPHGHPMRVLRSLRAVHAYSALAPLDTLARAIRQETPDLIVPTDDRVVAHLHALHASATAHDPDSIALRALIERSLGAPAGFSLSGTRDRLLQAVQADGVRVPAGRSIAGVDDLRAWFAARPGRCVIKTEGSWGGSGVSVVHTLADAEAAFLAMSQPLTLRRAVRILLFDGDPFPFVQCLRRERRTVTVQAFIEGRQANIMAACRDGHLLDTLSVDVLRAQNGIGAATVVRMVDCPEMEAAAAIVARRVGASGLFGLDFMIETATGLYYLIEMNPRATQLGHLARRGRDLAAALVAALGGTPRIVATPTDEDQVVALFPQALRFEADWLERNRTRIDVPIDQPQLTAELLRRPWTKRSPLARIEGWLRDNDANGKVLSQRRAETLLAKLASQPMDRSDRIGRRPASPI; encoded by the coding sequence ATGAACCAGCTCAGGGTCCTTATCGCGACGACCACGTGGTGGCCGTCGGCGGCGCGCCTGGCGGTGGCGTTCCATGGCCACGGTGCCCTGGTGTCGGCGATCTGTCCGCACGGTCACCCGATGCGGGTGCTGCGCAGCCTGCGCGCCGTCCACGCTTATTCCGCCCTCGCCCCGCTCGACACGCTGGCACGTGCCATCCGCCAGGAAACCCCTGATCTCATCGTCCCCACCGACGATCGCGTCGTCGCGCACCTGCATGCGCTGCACGCCTCCGCCACCGCCCACGATCCCGACAGCATCGCGTTGCGCGCGCTGATCGAGCGCTCGCTCGGCGCGCCCGCCGGCTTCTCGCTGAGCGGCACCCGCGACCGCCTGCTGCAGGCCGTGCAGGCCGACGGCGTCCGCGTGCCCGCCGGACGCTCGATCGCTGGCGTGGACGACCTGCGCGCCTGGTTCGCCGCACGCCCGGGCCGCTGCGTGATCAAGACCGAGGGCAGCTGGGGCGGCTCCGGGGTCAGCGTCGTGCATACCCTGGCCGACGCCGAGGCCGCCTTCCTCGCCATGTCGCAGCCGCTGACCCTGCGCCGCGCCGTGCGCATCCTGCTGTTCGACGGCGACCCGTTCCCGTTCGTGCAGTGCCTGCGCCGCGAGCGCCGCACCGTCACCGTGCAGGCCTTCATCGAGGGAAGGCAGGCCAACATCATGGCCGCCTGCCGGGACGGACACCTGCTGGACACACTCAGCGTCGACGTGCTCAGGGCGCAGAACGGCATCGGCGCCGCCACCGTGGTCAGGATGGTGGACTGCCCCGAGATGGAGGCCGCCGCCGCCATCGTCGCCCGCCGGGTCGGCGCCTCGGGCCTGTTCGGCCTCGACTTCATGATCGAGACCGCGACCGGGCTCTACTACCTGATCGAGATGAACCCGCGCGCCACCCAGCTCGGCCACCTGGCCCGCCGCGGACGCGACCTTGCTGCAGCACTGGTCGCGGCCCTGGGCGGCACCCCCAGGATCGTCGCCACCCCGACCGACGAGGACCAGGTGGTCGCCCTGTTCCCGCAGGCGCTCCGCTTCGAGGCCGACTGGCTGGAACGCAACCGCACCCGCATCGACGTCCCCATCGACCAGCCGCAGCTGACGGCCGAACTGCTGCGCCGGCCCTGGACCAAGCGCAGCCCGCTCGCACGCATCGAAGGCTGGCTCCGCGACAACGACGCCAACGGGAAAGTCCTCAGCCAGCGCAGGGCCGAAACCCTGCTCGCAAAACTCGCAAGCCAACCAATGGACCGGTCCGATCGCATCGGCCGCAGACCGGCATCACCCATCTAG
- a CDS encoding NAD(P)-binding domain-containing protein yields the protein MERKTDIAIIGAGPYGLSIAAHLKAKGVDFRIFGTSMGVWRDNMPHGMFLKSEGFASDLFDPKGELTLEKYCKAHGYPYAHIGVPVSRELFCEYGLAFQQRFAPDLDARHVIEVQPAEGGFVLRLENGETVQAGRVIVAVGISHYAYVPPELAKLPANVMRHSSQQQALANYAGQTVAVIGAGSSAVDMAGLLHQAGASTKLLTRRAKIWFHHPPVKLGGLKRVTSKITRPRSGLGFGWRSRLACDMPIIFHHMPSRFRIRVTRGHLGPSASWMTRRLVEDKVDVRLEMTLQDATVRDGRPVLTFGKTDGQVEEVVVDHVVAGTGYKVDVERLGFLDDSIRARITQEQKTPVLTRNFESSYPGLYFVGVSAANSFGPLLRFAWGARFTARRLAAHLA from the coding sequence ATGGAGCGCAAGACCGACATCGCCATCATTGGTGCGGGGCCCTACGGATTATCGATTGCGGCCCACCTCAAGGCGAAGGGGGTGGATTTCCGGATCTTCGGAACATCGATGGGTGTGTGGCGTGACAACATGCCGCACGGCATGTTCCTCAAGTCCGAGGGGTTCGCCTCCGACCTGTTCGACCCGAAGGGCGAACTGACGCTCGAGAAATACTGCAAGGCGCACGGATATCCCTACGCCCATATCGGCGTGCCGGTGTCTCGTGAGCTGTTCTGCGAGTATGGCTTGGCGTTCCAGCAGCGGTTCGCGCCCGACCTGGATGCACGCCACGTGATCGAGGTGCAGCCGGCCGAGGGCGGCTTTGTGCTTCGTCTCGAGAATGGCGAGACGGTGCAGGCCGGCCGCGTGATCGTGGCGGTCGGCATCAGCCACTATGCCTATGTCCCGCCCGAGCTTGCCAAGCTTCCGGCCAACGTCATGCGCCACAGCTCGCAGCAGCAGGCGCTTGCCAACTATGCCGGGCAGACGGTGGCGGTGATCGGTGCGGGATCGTCCGCGGTCGACATGGCTGGGCTTCTGCACCAGGCCGGCGCCAGCACGAAACTGCTGACGCGGCGTGCCAAGATCTGGTTCCACCATCCGCCGGTGAAGCTGGGCGGGCTCAAGCGCGTGACCTCGAAGATCACCCGCCCGCGCTCGGGCCTCGGCTTTGGCTGGCGCTCGCGGCTGGCCTGCGACATGCCGATCATCTTCCACCACATGCCGTCGCGGTTCAGGATCCGCGTCACGCGCGGCCATCTGGGGCCATCCGCGAGCTGGATGACCCGCCGGCTGGTGGAGGACAAGGTCGATGTCCGGCTCGAGATGACGCTGCAGGACGCCACGGTCCGCGACGGCCGGCCGGTGCTGACGTTCGGCAAGACCGATGGCCAGGTCGAGGAAGTGGTGGTGGATCACGTCGTCGCCGGCACCGGCTACAAGGTCGATGTCGAGCGCCTGGGCTTTCTCGATGACAGCATCCGGGCCCGCATCACGCAGGAACAGAAGACGCCGGTGCTGACGCGGAACTTCGAGTCGTCCTACCCCGGTCTGTATTTCGTCGGCGTGTCAGCGGCGAACAGCTTCGGGCCGCTGCTGCGCTTTGCCTGGGGCGCACGCTTCACCGCACGCCGCCTCGCCGCTCACCTCGCGTAG
- a CDS encoding ATP-grasp domain-containing protein: protein MGQLKIFIATTTWWPSAARLAVAFHGHGAAVSAICPHGHPMRVLRSLRAVHAYSALAPLDTLARAIRQETPDLIVPTDDRVVAHLHALHASATAHDPDSIALRALIERSLGAPAGFSLSGTRDRLLQAVQADGVRVPAGRSIAGVDDLRAWFAARPGRCVIKTEGSWGGSGVSVVHTLADAEAAFLAMSQPLTLRRAVRILLFDGDPFPFVQCLRRERRTVTVQAFIEGRQANIMAACRDGHLLDTLSVDVLRAQNGIGAATVVRMVDCPEMEAAAAIVARRVGASGLFGLDFMIETATGLYYLIEMNPRATQLGHLARRGRDLAAALVAALGGTPRIVATPTDEDQVVALFPQALRFEADWLERNRTRIDVPIDQPQLTAELLRRPWTKRSPLARIEGWLRDNDANGKVLSQRRAETLLAKLASQPMEASGNSTTISGRRWRNAVSSCGAVISIPRWRSSQKGGFTS from the coding sequence ATGGGTCAACTTAAAATCTTCATCGCGACGACCACGTGGTGGCCGTCGGCGGCGCGCCTGGCGGTGGCGTTCCATGGCCACGGTGCCGCGGTGTCGGCGATCTGCCCGCACGGTCACCCGATGCGGGTGCTGCGCAGCCTGCGCGCCGTCCACGCTTATTCCGCCCTCGCCCCGCTCGACACGCTGGCACGTGCCATCCGCCAGGAAACCCCCGATCTCATCGTCCCCACCGACGATCGCGTCGTCGCGCACCTGCATGCGCTGCACGCATCCGCCACCGCCCACGATCCCGACAGCATCGCGTTGCGTGCGCTGATCGAGCGCTCGCTCGGCGCGCCCGCCGGCTTCTCGCTGAGCGGCACCCGCGACCGCCTGCTGCAGGCCGTGCAGGCCGACGGCGTCCGCGTGCCCGCCGGACGCTCGATCGCTGGCGTGGACGACCTGCGCGCCTGGTTCGCCGCACGCCCGGGCCGCTGCGTGATCAAGACCGAGGGCAGCTGGGGCGGCTCCGGGGTCAGCGTCGTGCATACCCTGGCCGACGCCGAGGCCGCCTTCCTCGCCATGTCGCAGCCGCTGACCCTGCGCCGCGCCGTGCGCATCCTGCTGTTCGACGGCGACCCGTTCCCGTTCGTGCAGTGCCTGCGCCGCGAGCGCCGCACCGTCACCGTGCAGGCCTTCATCGAGGGAAGGCAGGCCAACATCATGGCCGCCTGCCGGGACGGACACCTGCTGGACACACTCAGCGTCGACGTGCTCAGGGCGCAGAACGGCATCGGCGCCGCCACCGTGGTCAGGATGGTGGACTGCCCCGAGATGGAGGCCGCCGCCGCCATCGTCGCCCGCCGGGTCGGCGCCTCGGGCCTGTTCGGCCTCGACTTCATGATCGAGACCGCGACCGGGCTCTACTACCTGATCGAGATGAACCCGCGCGCCACCCAGCTCGGCCACCTGGCCCGCCGCGGACGCGACCTTGCTGCAGCACTGGTCGCGGCCCTGGGCGGCACCCCCAGGATCGTCGCCACCCCGACCGACGAGGACCAGGTGGTCGCCCTGTTCCCGCAGGCGCTCCGCTTCGAGGCCGACTGGCTGGAACGCAACCGCACCCGCATCGACGTCCCCATCGACCAGCCGCAGCTGACGGCCGAACTGCTGCGCCGGCCCTGGACCAAGCGCAGCCCGCTCGCACGCATCGAAGGCTGGCTCCGCGACAACGACGCCAACGGGAAAGTCCTCAGCCAGCGCAGGGCCGAAACCCTGCTCGCAAAACTCGCAAGCCAACCAATGGAAGCGTCTGGTAATTCCACCACCATATCGGGTCGTCGCTGGCGAAACGCAGTGTCATCCTGCGGCGCAGTGATCTCGATCCCTCGTTGGCGTTCGTCTCAAAAGGGTGGATTCACATCCTAG